A window of the Gopherus flavomarginatus isolate rGopFla2 unplaced genomic scaffold, rGopFla2.mat.asm mat_scaffold_90_arrow_ctg1, whole genome shotgun sequence genome harbors these coding sequences:
- the LOC127042681 gene encoding olfactory receptor 11A1-like has protein sequence MANTEWRNQTTITEFIFLGFGDLPELQILLFLLFLVFYIATMAGNVLILVLIVTDQHLHTPMYFFLGNLSFLETCYTSTTLPKMLASLLTGDRTISVSGCLAQLFFFGSLAGTECCLLAVMSYDRYLAICKPLHYSVLMNIRFCLLLAAGSWVNGSLAITIFILFMSQFIFCGPNEIDHFYCDSGLLVNLACGDTHLMALLLSVLACVFTLPPFLLTLTSYVCIITTILRIPSITGRQKAFSTCSSHLIVVTIFYGTIMIVYMLPKRDTPRVLKKVLSLCYTVLTPLVNPLIYSLRNRDFKEALSQAVIKYVAFTKNVEMGR, from the coding sequence ATGGCCAACACAGAATGGAGAAATCAAACGACCATCACAGAATTTATCTTCCTGGGATTTGGGGATCTCCCTGAGTTGCAGatccttctcttcctgctgtttctagTGTTCTACATTGCAACCATGGCTGGCAACGTCCTCATTCTTGTGCTAATTGtgactgatcagcaccttcacacccccatgtacttcttcctcggGAACTTGTCCTTCTTGGAAacctgctacacctccaccaccctgcccaagatgctggccagtctcctgactggggatCGGACCATTTCAGTCAGTGGCTGCCTTGCACAACTGTTCTTCTTTGGTTCTCTGGCAGGTACAGAATGCTGTCTTCTAGcagtgatgtcttatgatcggtatttagcgaTATGTAAACCCCTGCACTATTCAGTTCTGATGAATATCAGGTTTTGTCTCCTGTTGGCTGCTGGGTCATGGGTCAATGGTTCTTTGGCTATTACCATCTTTATATTATTCATGTCACAGTTCATATTCTGTGGCCcgaatgaaattgaccatttctacTGTGATTCCGGCCTATTGGTAAATCTTGCTTGCGGGGACACACACCTTATGGCATTGTTGCTTTCTGTCCTAGCCTGTGTATTCACTCTACCTCCTTTTCTACTAACCTTGACATCCTACGTGTGTATCATCACCACtatcctgagaatcccttccatcACTGGGAGGCAgaaagccttttccacctgctcctctcacctaattgtggtgacaattttctatgggacCATAATGATTGTCTACATGCTCCCAAAACGTGATACACCACGAGTGCTAAAGAAAGTGCTCTCTCTTTGCTACACAGTCCTCACTCCTCTGGTAAACCCtctgatctacagcctgagaaacagagacTTCAAGGAAGCCTTGAGCCAAGCAGTCATTAAATACGTGGCTTTCACAAAGAATGTAGAGATGGGTAGATAA